The following nucleotide sequence is from Pseudomonadota bacterium.
AAAAAATAATAATCCAGCACGATATGTATTAATATATAAAGATAACATTAAAAATAGTTTAAATAACATACATAAATCAATGATTAATAGAATCAATTATAGTAAGTATAAGATAAATGAGCTTTCAGCAAAATTAAGTGTTTTGGACCCCAAAGCTATTCTTAAGCGCGGATACAGTATCACCAGAACAATTCCGGAAAAGCATATTATACTGGATTCGGATAATGTAAGAATAGCACAACGCCTTGAAGTAATAATTAATAAAGGTTCATTAATATGCAGTGTTGAAAGGAAAATTAATGGCAAAGATGACATTTGAAACAGCAATGAATCAACTCGAAAATATAGTAAACGAACTTGAATCAGGAAACCTTTCTCTGGAAGACTCAATAAAAAAATTTGAAGAAGGAATCAAACTTTCTAAATATTGTTCTGCCAAGCTTGATGAAACCGAAAAAAAGATTACCCTACTTTTAAAAGATCAGGATGGAAATATTACCGAAAAGGAATTCTCACCTGAAAAGGTATCAGAATGACAAATAATGATTTTGACCTCAAATCATACTTTGCAGACAAAACGATTATAATAAAAAATGAATTAACTAAAATTATTAATGGATCTAATGTATCCGGGCAATTATTAAGGGCTATGGAATATTCCTTACTGTCTGAAGGAAAAAGAATAAGGCCAATCCTTTGCATTGCTGCGGCCGAATCTGTAGGCGGTAAACAATCAGATATTTTACCCGCAGCCTGCGCTATTGAAATGATTCACGCATATTCTTTAATACATGATGACCTTCCTGCTATTGATAACGATTTATTAAGAAGAGGAAAACCAACATGCCACGCTGCTTTTAATGAAGCTACAGCTATCCTTGCAGGTGATGCTTTGCTTACACTGGCATTTCAGGTGCTATCATCAGTTAAATTGCAAAATAATACGGATAGCGTAATATGGTTAAAAATAATACATTCCATTTCAACTGCGGCAGGTTATATGGGAATGATTGAAGGACAGATGAGAGATATTGCTTCGGAAAATAGCCAGATCTCTTTGCTGGAGCTGGAAAATTTACATTCTTTAAAAACCGGAGCTCTTATTACAGCATCTGTTGAAGCAGGAGCAATATTGGCAAATGCAAGTTTTGATCAAATCGAACAGTTAAAAGTATATTCAGAAAAAATTGGATTAGCCTTTCAAATAGCGGATGATCTTCTTAATATACATGGTGATCCAAATATTACCGGCAAACCCGTAGGAACCGATAAAGCACGTAAAAAAAGCACCTACCCTTCCCTTCTTGGTATTGTAGAATCAGAGCATTATGCAAAAAAACTGATAAAAGAAGCCTTGCATGCGCTTGCATTATTTGATAATAAATCAGACCCTCTTAGAGCTATTGCATTATATATTATTGAAAGAAAACGATAATTTTAAGGACAATCTTAGTTGAGCATACTAAACACAATTAATTCACCTGATGATTTAAAAAAAGTCCCTCGATCTGATCTTCCGGAGCTTGCTTCGGAAATACGAAGCTTAATAGTTGATATTGTTTCTAAAAATGGCGGACATCTTGCTTCAAGTTTAGGCGCTGTTGAACTGGCAATTGCCATTCATTATGTTTTCGATGTTCCCAATGACAAAGTCATCTGGGATGTAGGGCACCAGTCTTATGCACATAAGATTATTACCGGACGGCGGGAAAGTTTTCATACTCTGCGTAAGCATGAAGGTATTTGCGGCTTTACGCGGATGTGCGAAAGCCCGTATGATTCATTTTCAACAGGCCATAGCAGTACTTCAATTTCAGCAGGTCTTGGCATTGCCTGCGCAAAATCTTTAAAGAAAGAGAGTGATAAAGTTATAGCTGTTATCGGGGATGGTTCTATGACAGCAGGCCTTGCATATGAAGGCTTGAATCAAACCGGGTATCTTCATAAAAATAAAGATATTATTGTTATTCTAAACGACAATGACATGTCCATCGCAAAAAATGTAGGTGCCCTATCCTCTTTTTTAAGCAGAACATTTTCAAAAAAATATTTACAGGATCTAAGAAAAGAATTCGGGGAATTTTTAAAATCTCTTCCAAAAGTTGGAGATGATTTATATAAGTTTGCAAAACGTTCGGAAGAATCCTTTAAAACATTTGCCACACCCGGCATGTTGTTTGAGGCCTTTAATTTTGATTATTTCGGTCCGATCAATGGGCATAATATAAATCATCTTATAGATATTCTTGATAATATTAAACATCTTAGAGAACCGGCACTTCT
It contains:
- the xseB gene encoding exodeoxyribonuclease VII small subunit, which codes for MAKMTFETAMNQLENIVNELESGNLSLEDSIKKFEEGIKLSKYCSAKLDETEKKITLLLKDQDGNITEKEFSPEKVSE
- a CDS encoding polyprenyl synthetase family protein — its product is MTNNDFDLKSYFADKTIIIKNELTKIINGSNVSGQLLRAMEYSLLSEGKRIRPILCIAAAESVGGKQSDILPAACAIEMIHAYSLIHDDLPAIDNDLLRRGKPTCHAAFNEATAILAGDALLTLAFQVLSSVKLQNNTDSVIWLKIIHSISTAAGYMGMIEGQMRDIASENSQISLLELENLHSLKTGALITASVEAGAILANASFDQIEQLKVYSEKIGLAFQIADDLLNIHGDPNITGKPVGTDKARKKSTYPSLLGIVESEHYAKKLIKEALHALALFDNKSDPLRAIALYIIERKR